Proteins from one Gibbsiella quercinecans genomic window:
- the folB gene encoding bifunctional dihydroneopterin aldolase/7,8-dihydroneopterin epimerase, with protein sequence MDIVFIEELTVITTIGVYDWEQTIRQKLVFDIEMGWDNRRAAASDDVNDCLSYADICDAVVQHVEGGRFALVERVAEEISEILLQRFNSPWVRIKVSKPGAVAHARSVGVIIERGTRPA encoded by the coding sequence ATGGATATCGTATTTATTGAAGAACTTACTGTAATCACCACCATTGGCGTTTATGACTGGGAGCAGACCATCCGCCAGAAGCTGGTTTTCGATATCGAAATGGGGTGGGACAATCGCCGGGCGGCCGCCAGCGATGACGTAAACGACTGTTTGAGCTATGCCGATATCTGCGATGCCGTTGTCCAACACGTTGAGGGCGGGCGCTTTGCTTTGGTGGAGCGCGTCGCTGAGGAAATTTCTGAAATATTGCTTCAGCGCTTTAATTCCCCCTGGGTACGTATTAAGGTCAGCAAGCCAGGGGCAGTGGCGCACGCTCGCAGCGTGGGCGTGATCATCGAACGGGGCACCCGCCCAGCGTGA
- the dnaG gene encoding DNA primase gives MAGRIPRVFINDLLARTDIIDLIDARVKLKKQGKNYHACCPFHHEKTPSFTVNGDKQFYHCFGCGAHGNAIDFLMNYDRLDFVETIEELATMHGLEVPYEAGTGPSQIERHQRQSLYQLMEQLSAFYQQALVQPNGKQARDYLQQRGLSEEVIRHFAIGFAPAGWDNALKRFGRDAENRSALNDAGMLVNNEQGRTYDRFRERVMFPIRDKRGRVIAFGGRVLGDGVPKYLNSPETEVFHKGRQLYGLYEAQQSNATLSRLLVVEGYMDVVALAQYGINYAVASLGTSTTADHIQLLFRATDNVVCCYDGDRAGREAAWRALETALPYLNDGRQMRFMFLPDGEDPDTLVRKEGKDTFEQRMEQAQPLSTFLFETLMPQVDLSSPDGRAKLSALALPLIGQVPGETLRLYLRQQLGSKLGLLDDSQLDKLMPKQTENANTYQAPQLKRTTMRILIGLLVQNPRLATLIPSLEGLGQAKLAGLPLFVELVHTCLAQPGLNTGQLLELYRDNKFSQQLETLATWNHMIVEDMVEQTFLDTLASLYDSVLEHRLETLIAQARTRGLSPEEREEVRSLNQVLAKKN, from the coding sequence ATGGCTGGACGAATTCCACGCGTATTTATCAATGACTTGCTGGCTCGCACCGACATCATCGATTTGATCGATGCCCGCGTGAAGCTGAAAAAGCAAGGCAAGAACTACCATGCGTGCTGTCCGTTCCATCATGAGAAAACACCTTCATTCACCGTTAACGGCGACAAGCAGTTCTACCACTGTTTCGGATGTGGCGCCCACGGTAACGCCATCGACTTTCTGATGAATTACGACAGGCTGGATTTTGTCGAAACCATCGAAGAGCTGGCCACCATGCACGGGCTGGAAGTGCCGTACGAAGCAGGCACCGGCCCCAGCCAGATAGAACGCCATCAGCGCCAAAGCCTTTACCAGTTGATGGAACAGCTAAGCGCATTCTATCAGCAGGCGTTGGTTCAACCCAACGGCAAGCAGGCGCGTGATTACCTGCAACAGCGTGGATTGAGCGAAGAGGTTATCCGCCATTTCGCCATCGGCTTTGCCCCGGCCGGTTGGGATAACGCCTTAAAACGCTTTGGCCGTGATGCCGAAAACCGCAGCGCACTGAACGACGCGGGCATGCTGGTCAACAACGAGCAGGGCCGCACCTACGATCGCTTTCGTGAGCGCGTGATGTTCCCTATTCGCGATAAGCGCGGGCGGGTTATCGCCTTCGGCGGGCGCGTGCTGGGCGACGGAGTGCCGAAATACCTGAACTCGCCGGAAACCGAGGTTTTCCACAAGGGCCGCCAGCTTTATGGCCTGTATGAAGCGCAGCAGAGCAACGCAACGCTTTCGCGCCTGTTGGTGGTAGAAGGCTATATGGACGTGGTGGCGCTGGCGCAGTACGGCATTAATTACGCCGTTGCTTCGTTGGGCACCTCAACAACGGCAGACCATATCCAACTGCTGTTCCGCGCCACTGATAACGTCGTCTGCTGTTACGACGGCGACCGGGCTGGCCGCGAAGCCGCCTGGCGCGCGCTGGAGACCGCACTGCCCTACCTGAACGACGGGCGGCAGATGCGGTTTATGTTTTTGCCCGACGGCGAAGACCCGGACACATTGGTGCGCAAGGAAGGCAAAGACACTTTCGAACAACGGATGGAGCAGGCGCAGCCGCTTTCCACCTTCCTGTTCGAAACGCTGATGCCGCAGGTGGATTTGAGCAGCCCCGACGGCCGCGCCAAGCTGAGCGCGCTGGCGCTGCCGCTGATTGGCCAGGTGCCGGGTGAAACGCTGCGCCTGTATTTGCGCCAACAATTGGGCAGCAAACTGGGCCTGCTGGATGACAGCCAGCTTGACAAGCTGATGCCCAAACAGACGGAAAATGCGAATACTTATCAGGCGCCCCAGCTAAAACGCACAACCATGCGTATACTGATAGGGTTGTTGGTACAAAATCCGCGCTTGGCTACACTTATTCCTTCACTGGAAGGTTTAGGGCAAGCCAAGCTGGCGGGTTTGCCGTTATTTGTTGAGCTGGTGCATACCTGCCTGGCCCAGCCCGGCCTGAATACTGGCCAGTTGCTGGAGCTGTATCGCGACAACAAATTCAGCCAACAGCTTGAAACCTTGGCGACATGGAACCATATGATCGTCGAGGACATGGTCGAACAGACCTTTTTGGATACGTTAGCCAGCCTGTATGACTCCGTGCTGGAGCACCGGCTGGAGACACTAATCGCGCAGGCAAGAACGCGCGGCCTGAGCCCGGAAGAACGTGAAGAAGTCCGTTCGCTAAACCAGGTTCTGGCGAAGAAAAACTGA
- the plsY gene encoding glycerol-3-phosphate 1-O-acyltransferase PlsY: MSATALGMIIFAYLCGSISSAILVCRIARLPDPRLHGSGNPGATNVLRIGGRLAAASVLVFDILKGMLPVWLAYELEIPPMYLGLTAIAACLGHIYPIFFHFRGGKGVATAFGAIAPIGWDLTGLMTGTWLLTVLLSGYSSLGAIISALIAPFYVWWFKPQFTFPVAMLSCLILMRHHDNIQRLWRGQEGKIWNKLRKKKPETPEEETKK, from the coding sequence ATGAGTGCTACCGCGCTTGGCATGATTATCTTCGCGTATCTCTGTGGCTCTATTTCCAGCGCGATCCTGGTATGTCGGATCGCCAGGCTGCCCGATCCGCGTTTACATGGCTCAGGGAATCCAGGGGCGACTAACGTCCTGCGCATTGGCGGCCGCCTGGCGGCGGCATCGGTGCTGGTGTTCGATATATTGAAAGGCATGTTGCCGGTCTGGCTGGCATATGAGCTTGAAATACCGCCGATGTACCTTGGCCTGACGGCCATCGCCGCCTGCCTTGGCCACATCTACCCGATATTTTTCCACTTCCGCGGCGGGAAAGGCGTTGCCACCGCCTTCGGCGCCATTGCGCCAATCGGTTGGGATCTGACCGGCCTGATGACCGGCACCTGGCTGCTGACCGTGTTGCTCAGCGGCTATTCCTCGCTGGGGGCGATTATCAGCGCGCTGATCGCCCCCTTTTATGTCTGGTGGTTCAAACCGCAGTTCACCTTCCCGGTGGCGATGCTCTCCTGCCTGATCCTGATGCGCCATCACGATAATATCCAGCGCCTGTGGCGTGGGCAGGAAGGAAAAATCTGGAATAAGCTGCGCAAGAAGAAGCCAGAAACGCCGGAAGAAGAAACCAAGAAGTAA
- a CDS encoding multifunctional CCA addition/repair protein, translating into MQIYLVGGAVRDSLLKLSVVDRDWVVVGATPAQLLALGYQQVGKDFPVFLNPQTHEEYALARTERKSGQGYTGFTCYAAPDVTLEEDLQRRDLTINAIAQAPEGELIDPYGGVQDLNARVLRHVSDAFSEDPLRVLRVARFAARFAHLGFTLAPETAALMRSMADGGELSALPAERVWKETEKALQSQSPQVYFQVLRACGALQVLFPEIDALFGVPAPEKWHPEIDTGIHTLMTLAMASRLSPEVDVRFSALCHDVGKGLTPKQFWPHHHGHGPAGVKLVEALCQRLRVPNPIRDLAMLVAEYHDLIHTVDKLRPETLLKLFDVIDVWRKPHRLEQMILTSEADARGRTGFEENPYPQGDYLRAAFQVANAVSVKEVVASGLQGPAIRDELKRRRQQALAAWKTNQA; encoded by the coding sequence GTGCAGATTTATCTGGTTGGCGGCGCAGTCCGCGACAGCCTGCTTAAGCTATCGGTGGTAGACCGCGACTGGGTTGTCGTCGGCGCCACGCCCGCGCAACTGCTGGCGTTGGGCTACCAACAGGTGGGTAAAGACTTCCCGGTGTTCCTCAATCCGCAAACCCATGAAGAATACGCACTGGCGCGCACCGAGCGTAAATCCGGCCAGGGTTATACCGGCTTCACCTGCTACGCCGCGCCGGACGTCACGCTGGAAGAAGACCTACAGCGGCGCGATCTGACCATCAACGCCATTGCCCAAGCGCCGGAAGGCGAACTGATCGATCCTTACGGCGGCGTACAAGATCTCAACGCACGGGTGCTGCGGCACGTTTCCGATGCTTTTAGCGAAGATCCGCTGCGCGTTCTGCGCGTGGCCCGCTTTGCCGCACGCTTTGCCCATCTGGGCTTCACCCTGGCGCCGGAAACGGCGGCGCTGATGCGCAGCATGGCCGATGGCGGCGAACTTTCCGCACTGCCCGCCGAGCGCGTGTGGAAGGAAACGGAAAAAGCATTGCAGAGCCAAAGCCCGCAGGTTTACTTCCAGGTATTGCGCGCCTGCGGCGCTCTGCAGGTGCTGTTCCCCGAGATCGACGCGCTGTTTGGCGTGCCGGCACCGGAAAAATGGCACCCCGAAATTGACACCGGTATCCACACGCTGATGACGCTGGCAATGGCCAGCCGCCTCAGCCCGGAAGTGGACGTGCGTTTTTCCGCCCTGTGCCATGACGTGGGCAAAGGGCTGACGCCGAAGCAGTTTTGGCCGCACCACCATGGCCACGGCCCAGCCGGGGTGAAACTGGTCGAGGCGCTATGCCAGCGGCTGCGCGTGCCAAACCCGATTCGCGATCTGGCGATGCTGGTGGCGGAATACCACGATCTGATCCACACCGTGGATAAGTTGCGGCCGGAAACCCTGTTAAAACTGTTTGATGTGATTGATGTATGGCGCAAGCCGCACCGGCTGGAGCAGATGATCCTGACCAGCGAGGCGGATGCCCGCGGCCGAACCGGTTTTGAAGAGAACCCGTACCCGCAGGGTGACTATCTGCGCGCGGCCTTTCAGGTTGCCAATGCGGTTTCAGTGAAAGAGGTGGTAGCCAGCGGCCTGCAAGGGCCGGCGATCCGCGATGAGCTTAAGCGCCGGCGCCAGCAGGCGTTGGCCGCCTGGAAAACTAATCAGGCCTGA
- a CDS encoding inorganic triphosphatase, with protein sequence MTVEIELKFIASAQAAAGLSAQLAAWPHQHTAPQKLTNIYYETADNFLRRHDIGLRIRGCNQQYEMTIKTAGRVVGGVHQRPEYNVAIASPELALAEFPADIWPQGCDIGALQQALQPLFRTDFVRETWLIALGESEIEIGLDQGEVRAGELAEPIGEIELELKQGNTSDLLALAQQLAQHGGLRQGSLSKAARGYHLAQGNAPFALRPLKVLKPAAKSSVEQGMIAALELALSHWQYHEELWLRGNAAARPAVLDAMVLVRQALVIFGGLVPRKASTDLRARLAALEPQLEDHNAEPQSLCYSAEYLQCKLVLTSWLLTGAWRPFIDAKAQAKLDGSFKRFSDVMLGRCAAELKDAFNQPLTDEDYQGQLPRLTRQVAAFMLLSGAYADAESGAYIGAWRELLRAVAERRQGSYENSRKLALSQAPFWLNGAVR encoded by the coding sequence ATGACCGTTGAAATAGAACTGAAATTTATTGCCTCCGCGCAGGCTGCCGCCGGGTTGTCCGCACAGTTGGCCGCTTGGCCCCATCAGCATACCGCGCCGCAGAAACTCACCAATATTTACTACGAGACGGCCGATAACTTCCTGCGCCGCCACGATATCGGGCTACGTATCCGCGGCTGTAATCAGCAGTATGAGATGACCATCAAAACCGCCGGCCGGGTGGTGGGCGGGGTGCATCAGCGCCCGGAATACAATGTGGCGATCGCCAGCCCTGAACTGGCGCTGGCTGAATTTCCGGCCGATATCTGGCCGCAGGGGTGCGATATCGGCGCATTGCAACAGGCGCTGCAACCGCTGTTCCGCACGGATTTCGTGCGTGAAACCTGGCTGATCGCGCTGGGGGAAAGCGAAATCGAGATTGGCCTGGATCAGGGCGAAGTGCGCGCCGGCGAGCTGGCCGAGCCGATAGGCGAGATCGAACTGGAACTGAAACAGGGCAATACATCGGATCTACTGGCGTTGGCGCAGCAGCTGGCACAGCACGGCGGCCTGCGCCAGGGCAGCCTGAGCAAGGCGGCGCGTGGTTACCACCTGGCGCAGGGCAATGCGCCTTTCGCACTGCGCCCGCTCAAAGTGCTGAAGCCAGCGGCGAAATCCAGCGTGGAACAGGGGATGATCGCGGCATTGGAGCTGGCGCTCAGCCACTGGCAGTATCATGAGGAGCTATGGCTGCGTGGCAACGCCGCGGCGCGCCCGGCCGTGCTTGACGCGATGGTGCTGGTGCGCCAGGCGCTGGTGATTTTCGGCGGCCTGGTGCCGCGCAAGGCCAGCACCGATCTGCGTGCCCGCCTGGCGGCGCTGGAGCCCCAACTGGAAGACCACAACGCCGAACCGCAGAGCCTGTGTTACAGCGCGGAGTATCTGCAATGTAAGTTGGTGCTCACATCTTGGTTGCTGACCGGTGCCTGGCGGCCGTTTATCGACGCCAAAGCCCAGGCGAAACTGGATGGCTCCTTCAAACGTTTTAGCGATGTGATGTTGGGGCGCTGCGCTGCCGAGTTGAAAGACGCGTTCAACCAACCGCTGACCGACGAAGACTATCAGGGGCAATTGCCGCGCCTGACGCGCCAGGTGGCCGCCTTTATGCTGCTTTCCGGCGCCTATGCCGACGCTGAAAGCGGCGCCTATATCGGCGCTTGGCGTGAGCTGCTGCGGGCGGTGGCGGAACGGCGCCAGGGGAGTTATGAAAACAGCCGTAAACTGGCCCTGTCCCAGGCGCCGTTCTGGTTAAACGGCGCCGTTCGTTAA
- the bacA gene encoding undecaprenyl-diphosphate phosphatase: MADMHSLFVAFVLGVVEGLTEFLPVSSTGHMIIVGEWLGFTGDKAKTFEVIIQLGSILAVVVMFWRRLFGLIGIHFGGKPVAHEGHTAGRLKLGHILLAMIPAVVLGLVFHSVIKSLFEPRNVMYALVVGGFLLLAAEWLKPKKPRAVGLDDITYRQAFMIGCFQCLALWPGFSRSGATISGGMLVGVSRYAASEFSFILAVPMMIGASALDVYKSLGFLSLADVPMFAVGFITAFVVALIAIKTFLKLIKRISFVPFAIYRFIVAAAVYVVFM; this comes from the coding sequence ATGGCAGACATGCATTCACTGTTTGTGGCATTTGTTCTTGGGGTGGTTGAAGGGTTAACGGAGTTTTTGCCGGTATCGTCTACCGGGCATATGATCATCGTCGGTGAATGGCTTGGCTTTACCGGCGACAAAGCGAAAACCTTTGAAGTTATTATCCAGTTGGGTTCGATCCTGGCGGTCGTGGTGATGTTCTGGCGCCGTTTGTTCGGCCTGATCGGCATTCATTTCGGCGGCAAGCCAGTAGCGCATGAAGGGCATACGGCAGGGCGTTTGAAGCTGGGGCACATTCTGCTGGCGATGATCCCGGCGGTGGTATTGGGGTTGGTGTTCCACTCGGTGATTAAATCGCTGTTTGAGCCGCGCAACGTGATGTATGCGTTGGTCGTGGGGGGCTTCCTGCTGCTGGCCGCGGAATGGCTGAAGCCTAAAAAGCCACGTGCTGTTGGGCTGGATGACATTACTTACCGCCAGGCGTTCATGATCGGCTGTTTCCAGTGTTTGGCGCTGTGGCCTGGGTTCTCGCGCTCTGGCGCCACCATTTCCGGCGGGATGCTGGTGGGCGTTAGCCGTTATGCGGCCTCTGAGTTTTCGTTCATCCTGGCGGTGCCGATGATGATTGGCGCCAGCGCGTTGGATGTGTACAAGAGCCTGGGGTTCCTTTCGCTGGCCGACGTGCCAATGTTTGCCGTTGGGTTTATCACCGCCTTCGTGGTGGCGCTGATCGCCATTAAAACCTTCCTGAAATTGATCAAGCGTATTTCGTTTGTGCCGTTTGCAATTTACCGCTTTATCGTGGCGGCTGCGGTCTACGTGGTGTTTATGTAA
- the rpoD gene encoding RNA polymerase sigma factor RpoD — MEQNPQSQLKLLVTRGKEQGYLTYAEVNDHLPEDIVDSDQIEDIIQMINDMGIQVMEEAPDADDLMLAENTTDTDEDAVEAAAQVLSSVESEIGRTTDPVRMYMREMGTVELLTREGEIDIAKRIEDGINQVQCSVAEYPEAITYLLEQYDRVEAGESRLSDLITGFVDPNAEEDIAPTATHIGSELATEDQDDDEEEEDDDDDADDDNSIDPELARQKFAELRDQYEATRLVIKKNGRSHASSAEEILKLSEVFKQFRLVPKQFDFLVNSMRTMMDRVRTQERIIMKMCVEQCKMPKKNFVNLFASNETSDAWFEAALAMAKPWSEKLKDVEEDVQRSLQKLRQIEEETGLTIEQVKDINRRMSIGEAKARRAKKEMVEANLRLVISIAKKYTNRGLQFLDLIQEGNIGLMKAVDKFEYRRGYKFSTYATWWIRQAITRSIADQARTIRIPVHMIETINKLNRISRQMLQEMGREPTPEELAERMLMPEDKIRKVLKIAKEPISMETPIGDDEDSHLGDFIEDTTLELPLDSATSESLRSATHDVLAGLTAREAKVLRMRFGIDMNTDHTLEEVGKQFDVTRERIRQIEAKALRKLRHPSRSEVLRSFLDD; from the coding sequence ATGGAGCAAAACCCGCAGTCACAGCTTAAGCTACTTGTCACCCGTGGTAAGGAGCAAGGCTATCTGACCTATGCTGAGGTCAATGACCATCTGCCGGAAGATATCGTCGACTCCGACCAGATCGAAGACATCATCCAGATGATCAACGACATGGGCATCCAGGTGATGGAAGAAGCACCGGACGCCGATGATTTGATGCTGGCCGAGAACACCACCGATACCGATGAAGATGCGGTAGAAGCGGCCGCCCAGGTGCTTTCCAGCGTTGAATCCGAGATCGGCCGTACTACCGACCCGGTGCGCATGTACATGCGTGAAATGGGTACCGTTGAGCTACTGACGCGCGAAGGCGAAATCGACATCGCTAAACGTATCGAAGACGGTATCAATCAGGTGCAGTGCTCCGTCGCCGAATACCCGGAAGCCATCACCTATCTGCTGGAGCAGTATGATCGCGTTGAAGCAGGTGAATCGCGCCTGTCCGATCTGATCACCGGCTTCGTCGATCCTAACGCGGAAGAGGACATCGCCCCCACCGCCACCCATATCGGTTCGGAACTGGCGACCGAAGATCAAGATGACGACGAAGAAGAGGAAGACGACGACGACGATGCTGACGACGATAACAGCATCGATCCGGAACTGGCGCGCCAGAAGTTCGCCGAACTGCGCGATCAGTACGAAGCGACTCGCCTGGTCATCAAGAAAAACGGCCGCAGCCACGCCAGCTCCGCAGAAGAAATTCTGAAACTGTCGGAAGTGTTCAAACAGTTCCGCCTGGTGCCAAAACAGTTCGACTTCCTGGTCAACAGCATGCGTACCATGATGGATCGCGTGCGTACCCAGGAACGCATCATCATGAAGATGTGCGTTGAACAGTGCAAAATGCCGAAGAAAAACTTCGTCAATCTGTTCGCCAGCAACGAAACCAGCGACGCCTGGTTCGAAGCGGCGCTGGCGATGGCCAAACCGTGGTCTGAAAAGCTGAAAGACGTTGAAGAAGACGTTCAGCGCAGCCTGCAGAAACTGCGCCAGATCGAAGAAGAAACCGGCCTGACCATCGAGCAGGTAAAAGACATCAACCGCCGTATGTCCATTGGCGAAGCGAAAGCGCGCCGGGCGAAGAAAGAAATGGTTGAGGCTAACCTGCGTCTGGTTATTTCGATCGCCAAGAAATACACCAACCGCGGCCTGCAGTTCCTGGATCTGATTCAGGAAGGCAACATCGGCCTGATGAAAGCGGTCGACAAGTTCGAATATCGCCGTGGCTACAAGTTCTCCACCTATGCGACTTGGTGGATCCGCCAGGCGATCACCCGCTCCATCGCCGACCAGGCGCGCACCATCCGTATTCCGGTGCATATGATTGAGACCATCAACAAGCTCAACCGTATTTCGCGCCAGATGCTGCAGGAAATGGGCCGCGAACCGACGCCGGAAGAGCTGGCTGAACGTATGCTGATGCCGGAAGACAAAATCCGCAAGGTGCTGAAGATCGCCAAAGAGCCAATTTCGATGGAAACGCCAATTGGTGATGACGAAGATTCACATCTGGGCGATTTCATCGAGGACACCACCCTCGAGTTGCCGCTGGATTCCGCAACCTCTGAAAGCCTGCGCTCGGCAACGCACGATGTGCTGGCCGGCCTGACCGCGCGTGAAGCGAAAGTGCTGCGCATGCGTTTCGGTATCGATATGAACACCGACCATACGTTGGAAGAAGTCGGTAAACAGTTCGACGTTACCCGTGAACGTATTCGCCAGATCGAAGCCAAAGCGCTGCGTAAACTGCGCCACCCAAGCCGTTCGGAAGTGCTTCGCAGCTTCCTGGATGACTAA
- a CDS encoding TIGR04211 family SH3 domain-containing protein yields MQKLRLICLAVLSFSITWGAHAEEKRYISDELNTYVHSGPGNQYRIVGTLNAGDEVTLLSVNNETHYGQIRDAKGRNIWIPLDQLSETPSLRTRVPELEQQVKTLTDKLTNIDNSWNQRTAEMQEKVAASDSIISGLKQENQDLKNQLVVAQKKVNAVNLQLDDKQRTIILQWFMYGGGVAGVGLLLGLLLPHLIPRRKNNNRWMN; encoded by the coding sequence ATGCAGAAATTACGCCTAATTTGCCTCGCTGTGCTGAGCTTCAGCATCACTTGGGGTGCACACGCCGAAGAGAAGCGCTATATCTCTGATGAATTGAACACTTACGTCCATAGCGGCCCGGGCAATCAGTACCGCATTGTCGGGACGCTGAACGCTGGCGACGAAGTCACGCTGTTAAGCGTAAATAATGAAACCCATTACGGCCAGATCCGCGATGCCAAGGGCCGCAATATCTGGATCCCGTTGGATCAGCTTAGCGAAACGCCAAGCCTGCGCACCCGCGTGCCTGAACTGGAACAACAGGTAAAAACCCTGACCGACAAGCTGACGAACATTGATAACAGCTGGAACCAGCGCACAGCGGAAATGCAGGAAAAAGTCGCCGCCAGCGATAGCATCATCAGCGGCCTGAAGCAGGAAAATCAGGATCTGAAAAACCAACTGGTGGTCGCGCAGAAAAAAGTGAATGCGGTTAACCTGCAGCTTGATGACAAACAGCGTACCATTATCCTGCAATGGTTTATGTACGGCGGCGGCGTTGCAGGCGTCGGCCTGCTGCTGGGGCTGCTGTTGCCACACCTGATCCCGCGCCGTAAAAACAACAATCGCTGGATGAACTGA
- the tsaD gene encoding tRNA (adenosine(37)-N6)-threonylcarbamoyltransferase complex transferase subunit TsaD: MRVLGIETSCDETGIAVYDDRAGLLANQLYSQVKLHADYGGVVPELASRDHVRKTVPLIQAALKEANLSAADIDGVAYTAGPGLVGALLVGATVGRALAFAWNVPAVPVHHMEGHLLAPMLEDSPPAFPFVALLVSGGHTQLISVTGIGQYTLLGESIDDAAGEAFDKTAKLLGLDYPGGPMLSKMAQQGNAGRFVFPRPMTDRPGLDFSFSGLKTFAANTIRGNGSDAQTRADIARAFEDAVVDTLAIKCKRALDQTGFTRLVMAGGVSANRTLRGKLAEMMQKRGGEVFYARPEFCTDNGAMIAYAGLVRLKSGGISPTLGVSVRPRWPLAELPAV; encoded by the coding sequence ATGCGAGTACTGGGTATAGAAACGTCCTGCGATGAAACCGGAATCGCAGTGTATGACGATCGGGCCGGTTTGTTAGCTAACCAATTGTACAGCCAGGTGAAACTGCACGCGGACTACGGCGGCGTGGTGCCGGAGCTGGCTTCGCGCGATCACGTGCGCAAAACTGTGCCGCTGATTCAGGCGGCGCTGAAAGAAGCTAACCTGTCTGCCGCGGATATCGATGGCGTCGCCTACACCGCCGGGCCGGGCCTGGTGGGGGCGTTGCTGGTGGGCGCCACCGTTGGGCGCGCGCTGGCGTTTGCCTGGAATGTGCCTGCAGTGCCGGTGCACCATATGGAAGGGCACCTGCTGGCACCGATGCTGGAAGATAGCCCACCGGCCTTCCCGTTCGTCGCGCTGTTGGTTTCCGGCGGCCATACCCAACTGATCAGCGTGACCGGCATCGGCCAATATACCCTGCTGGGGGAATCGATCGACGATGCGGCCGGCGAAGCCTTCGATAAAACCGCCAAGCTGCTGGGGCTTGATTACCCCGGTGGCCCGATGCTGTCCAAAATGGCCCAGCAGGGCAACGCCGGGCGCTTTGTGTTCCCGCGCCCGATGACCGATCGCCCCGGGCTGGATTTCAGCTTCTCCGGCCTGAAAACCTTTGCCGCCAATACCATTCGCGGCAATGGCAGCGATGCGCAGACCCGCGCCGATATCGCCCGCGCGTTTGAGGATGCGGTGGTGGATACGCTGGCGATCAAGTGTAAACGCGCGCTGGATCAAACCGGGTTTACCCGGCTGGTGATGGCCGGCGGCGTGAGCGCCAACCGCACGCTGCGCGGCAAACTGGCGGAAATGATGCAAAAACGCGGTGGGGAGGTGTTTTACGCCCGGCCGGAGTTTTGTACCGATAACGGCGCGATGATCGCCTACGCCGGGCTGGTGCGCCTGAAAAGCGGCGGCATCAGCCCCACGCTTGGCGTTTCCGTCCGCCCCCGCTGGCCGCTGGCCGAACTGCCTGCGGTATAA
- the rpsU gene encoding 30S ribosomal protein S21: protein MPVIKVRENEPFDVALRRFKRSCEKAGVLAEVRRREFYEKPTTERKRAKASAVKRHAKKLARENARRTRLY, encoded by the coding sequence ATGCCGGTAATTAAAGTACGTGAAAACGAGCCATTTGACGTTGCACTGCGTCGTTTCAAGCGTTCATGCGAAAAAGCAGGCGTTTTAGCTGAAGTTCGTCGTCGTGAGTTCTATGAAAAACCGACCACCGAACGCAAACGCGCTAAAGCTTCTGCTGTTAAACGCCACGCGAAGAAACTGGCTCGCGAAAACGCACGCCGCACTCGTCTGTATTAA